A single Meles meles chromosome 20, mMelMel3.1 paternal haplotype, whole genome shotgun sequence DNA region contains:
- the SMIM7 gene encoding small integral membrane protein 7 isoform X1, with the protein MIGDILLFGTLLMNAGAVLNFKLKKKDTQGFGEESREPSTDSLAPEPQTHIFLGTRNHLPRRRVSLPPFLTTSRMVLTGKPATFQESPSSWWVEKNVRQAAHGFPATSLFSFQRYFHFGFCVEMLST; encoded by the exons ATGATCGGGGACATCCTGCTGTTTGG GACGCTGCTGATGAACGCAGGGGCAGTTCTCAACTTTAAGCT GAAAAAGAAGGACACGCAGGGCTTTGGGGAGGAGTCgagggagcccagcacag ACTCTTTGGCTCCTGAGCCCCAGACACACATCTTCCTGGGAACCAGGAACCACCTTCCCAGACGCCGAGTCTCCCTTCCTCCATTCCTGACGACTTCAAGAATGGTTTTGACCGGAAAACCAGCGACCTTCCAAGAAAGCCCAAGTTCGTGGTGGGTGGAAAAAAATGTTCGCCAAGCTGCACACGGCTTCCCAGCCACgtccttgttttcttttcaaagatattttcactTTGGTTTCTGCGTTGAAATGCTGTCTACTTAA
- the SMIM7 gene encoding small integral membrane protein 7 isoform X2, with protein sequence MIGDILLFGTLLMNAGAVLNFKLKKKDTQGFGEESREPSTGDNIREFLLSLRYFRIFIALWNVFMMFCMIVLFGS encoded by the exons ATGATCGGGGACATCCTGCTGTTTGG GACGCTGCTGATGAACGCAGGGGCAGTTCTCAACTTTAAGCT GAAAAAGAAGGACACGCAGGGCTTTGGGGAGGAGTCgagggagcccagcacag GTGACAACATCCGGGAGTTCCTACTGAGCCTCAGATACTTCCGGATCTTCATTGCCCTATGGAATGTTTTCATGATGTTCTGCATGATCGT ACTCTTTGGCTCCTGA
- the TMEM38A gene encoding trimeric intracellular cation channel type A: MELLSALSLGELALSFSRVPLFPVFDLSYFIVSILYLKYEPGAVELSRRHPMASWLCAMLHCFGSYILADLLLGEPLIDYFSNNSSVLLATAIWYLIFFCPLDLFYKCVCFLPVKLIFVAMKEVVRVRKIAVGIHHAHHHYHHGWFVMIATGWVKGSGVALMSNVEQLLRGVWKPETNEILHMSFPTKASLYGAILFTLQQTRWLPVSKASLIFIFTMFMVSCKVFLTATHSHSSPFDVLEGYICPVLFGTAWGGNHHHDNHGGSHGGSHGGGGPGSPHSALPARSKEELSEGSRKKKTKKAD; this comes from the exons ATGGAGCTGCTCTCGGCTCTGAGCCTCGGTGAGCTGGCGCTCAGCTTCTCGCGGGTGCCGCTCTTCCCCGTCTTTGACCTCAGCTACTTCATCGTCTCCATTCTCTACCTCAAGTATGAGCCAG GAGCAGTTGAGCTGTCCCGGCGCCATCCCATGGCATCCTGGCTGTGTGCCATGCTGCACTGCTTCGGGAGTTACATCTTGGCTgatctgctcctcggggagccccTGATCGACTACTTCAGCAACAATTCCAGCGTCCTGCTGGCCACAGCCATCTG GTACTTGATTTTCTTCTGCCCCCTGGACCTCTTTTACAAGTGTGTCTGCTTCCTGCCTGTAAAACTTATATTCGTGGCCATGAAGGAGGTAGTGAGAGTCCGCAAGATTGCCGTGGGGATCCATCACgcccaccaccactaccaccatgGGTGGTTCGTCATGATTGCCACCGGCTGGGTCAAAG GCTCTGGCGTCGCCCTCATGTCCAATGTTGAGCAGCTGCTCCGAGGTGTCTGGAAGCCAGAGACCAATGAGATCCTGCACATGTCCTT CCCCACGAAAGCCAGCCTCTACGGAGCCATACTCTTCACCCTCCAGCAGACCCGCTGGCTCCCGGTGTCCAAAGCCAGCCTCATCTTCATCTTCACCATGTTCATGGTGTCCTGTAAG GTGTTCCTGACGGCCACTCACTCCCACAGCTCCCCTTTTGATGTTCTGGAGGGCTACATCTGCCCTGTGCTGTTTGGGACCGCCTGGGGGGGCAACCATCACCACGACAACCATGGTGGGTCCCATGGTGGGTCCCATGGTGGCGGCGGGCCCGGCTCGCCACACTCAGCCCTACCTGCTAGGTCCAAGGAGGAGCTGAGTGAGGGCTCCAGGAAGAAGAAGACCAAGAAGGCAGATTAG